From the genome of Dehalococcoidia bacterium, one region includes:
- a CDS encoding Lrp/AsnC family transcriptional regulator — protein MELDDLDMILLKELESDARQGYESIATKMGISKTTVHRRLQRLLDGRIITFATISDPFCVGYEVFCLVGIKVPSGKSRAIADQLAPYPAIKYIQLTTGRYDVMAWVLVRDIKELMQLLPEALGKLSQVIDIETVFFLNVVKNSWRYFTHETGIPNKRAKRDALDEFDLLLIREMEIMPRQTMTELAERVGSDRFAVNRRMAKLLNNGIVKFVSVVDAAALGYRVRALVFLKVKYDRLVGVANSLALEQTIMHVSIISGNFQICMWAIAKDIRGLHVFLDNILAELPEIICYEVVQVVQIHKYSFRMLS, from the coding sequence ATGGAACTTGATGATCTGGACATGATATTGCTCAAGGAACTGGAATCCGATGCCAGGCAGGGATATGAGAGTATCGCTACCAAAATGGGCATCAGCAAAACAACCGTTCACAGAAGACTTCAGAGGCTCTTGGACGGCCGCATTATCACATTTGCCACTATCAGTGACCCGTTTTGTGTTGGGTATGAGGTTTTCTGTCTGGTTGGGATAAAGGTTCCCTCGGGGAAATCGCGTGCCATTGCCGATCAGCTTGCGCCCTATCCAGCCATCAAATACATTCAATTGACCACAGGCCGTTATGATGTGATGGCATGGGTTCTGGTTCGAGATATCAAGGAACTGATGCAACTTCTCCCGGAAGCGCTGGGGAAATTGAGCCAGGTGATCGATATCGAGACGGTCTTTTTCCTCAATGTGGTGAAAAACTCGTGGCGATACTTTACACACGAAACCGGTATTCCCAACAAGCGTGCCAAGCGGGATGCTCTGGATGAATTCGACCTGTTGCTTATTAGAGAGATGGAGATAATGCCCAGGCAAACCATGACGGAACTGGCAGAAAGAGTCGGCAGTGACAGATTTGCCGTGAACAGGAGAATGGCGAAACTCCTGAACAATGGGATCGTCAAGTTTGTTAGCGTCGTTGACGCGGCTGCTTTGGGATACAGGGTTCGAGCACTGGTTTTCCTCAAGGTCAAATACGACAGGCTTGTTGGGGTAGCAAACTCCCTAGCCCTTGAGCAGACTATCATGCATGTGAGCATCATCTCCGGGAATTTTCAGATCTGCATGTGGGCGATAGCCAAAGACATCCGCGGGCTGCATGTTTTCCTGGACAATATACTCGCCGAACTTCCAGAGATCATCTGCTACGAAGTTGTCCAGGTGGTACAGATACATAAGTACTCGTTCAGAATGCTATCTTAG